AGGACCAGCACAGTGCCTACCTCCGCAAGGAGCTCACCGCCCAGCGTGAGAGGTACCTCCAGGACACGCGCATCCACTGCTGCCTCTTCTTCATCCAGCCCTCTGGCCACGCCCTCAAGCCCATTGACATTGTCGTGCTCAAGAAGCTGAGCGAGTTTGTCAACGTCGTGCCCGTCATTGCCAAGAGTGATAGCTTGACCATGGAAGAGCGTGCCGAGTTCAAGCACCGAATAAAGGAGGAGTTCCAGTTCCACAACCTACGCATGTATCCgtacgacaacgaggaggACGACAACGAGGAAGTTCAGGCTAAGCAGGCCATCAAGGTGAGCAAAGATACCATGGCGCTGTAATTTACAAATGCTGATTTCTGCTAGGAACTCCTTCCCTTTGCCGTTGTCGGCTCTGAGAGGACCGTCGTTGTCAACGGCAAGAACGTCCGTGGTCGCCAGAACAAGTGGGGTATCATCAATGGTGAGCCAGATGAACCGCATCTGCCTGGAGCAGCTACTAACGCGTCACAGTCGAGGATGAGAACCACTGCGAATTCGTCTACCTCCGCAACTTCCTCACCCGTACCCACCTGCAAGACCTGATCGAGACCACCGCGCAAATCCACTACGAGTCCTTCCGTGCCAAGCAGCTGCTTGCCCTCAAAGAGAGCTCCCACCAGGGTCACTCCTCGCGCCCCATTTCCCCCTCGGCCGATCGCGAGCTCAGCAGGAACAGCCAGCGCATGACCATGAACGGGTACTAGGAGTTTCCGAATCATAACCGCGTGGACAGCAACGGGGGCAAGTCGAGCGGACCTCCACCCCCGCGTATGGAAACACGCATGGAGAGGCCGGTACCCATGGTCGATGTCGTTTGAGCGCTGCGTGGCGGAGACTAGAGTGAAGAGGCAGATTGCCATGTTTTGATACCAGTGCATCATCTAGCACGAAAACGGGAGAGCGAGTGATTTGCGGCACATTCAGATTTGACACCTTTCTCAATATCCTTTTAGTCATGATTGACCTTTTTTATACTTCTTTCAATCTCGTATGTCATAGCACGGTGTAGTGGTTTGGGCTGAGAGACCTGGATAGTGCACGGGTCCGTCTAGGATAGCGAAGTAATTCGAAGCCCCCTCTGGTTTCATTCTCCCGTCCTAGTGTCTTGTAGGCGTGGTTCTTGTTTTCTCTGTGATGTCCATTGCTCTTTCCTCGGGTCTTGAATTGTCAGACCACTCTCGACATCGTATGATCCCCTGGATGACCCCCCTGTTGAGCTGGAAAGCACGACACCAGCTTTCCCCAATCATGCCTTTTCACTCGCCCATATGACTCACTCATCTCATCTTAGCAACCTCGACCCAGCAAAATCCTCCATACTGT
This sequence is a window from Pyrenophora tritici-repentis strain M4 chromosome 4, whole genome shotgun sequence. Protein-coding genes within it:
- a CDS encoding CDC3, Septin family protein, giving the protein MAAAYQNQSQPIFPDSYVGFDSITKQIERKSVKRGFQFNVICVGQTGLGKSTLINTLFASHLMDSKGRFQPDEEVRSTTNIHPVSHIIEENGVRLRLNIVDTPGYGDLINNERCWDPIVKYIKDQHSAYLRKELTAQRERYLQDTRIHCCLFFIQPSGHALKPIDIVVLKKLSEFVNVVPVIAKSDSLTMEERAEFKHRIKEEFQFHNLRMYPYDNEEDDNEEVQAKQAIKELLPFAVVGSERTVVVNGKNVRGRQNKWGIINVEDENHCEFVYLRNFLTRTHLQDLIETTAQIHYESFRAKQLLALKESSHQGHSSRPISPSADRELSRNSQRMTMNGY